Within the Aquificaceae bacterium genome, the region TAATAATCTCCGCACCTGCCAAAAATCCAGACGTGACCATCGTCCTTGGTGTAAACGAGCATATGTATGACCCAGAAAAGCACAGGATAATATCCAACGCCTCTTGCACCACCAACTGTCTTGCACCAACTCTTAAGGTGCTTCATGAGAAGTTTGGAGTGAAAAAAGGCTACATGGTTACGGTGCATGCCTACACCAATGACCAAAGGGTTCTTGACCTGCCACACAAAGACCTAAGGCGCGCTCGCTCCGCTGGAGTTAACATCATCCCAACCACCACAGGTGCTGCAAAAGCCATAGGTGAAGTTATACCAGAATTAAAGGGTAAACTTGACGGCACTGCAAGAAGAGTGCCGGTGGCGGATGGGTCTTTGATAGACCTCACAGTTATTGTAGAAAGACCACCCACATCCATAGAAGAGGTAAACACCGCCTTCAAGGAAGCATCAGAGAGCTATCTTAAGGGCATTTTGCAATACACAGAAGACCCGATAGTTTCTCAGGATATAATAGGCAACCCACACTCCGCCATCTTTGACGCAGGGTTAACGCAGGTTATAGAGGATATGGTCCACGTGGCTGCATGGTATGACAACGAATGGGGATACTCCTGCAGGCTCAGAGACCTTACCTTACTTGTGGCAAAAAGATAGCCAAATATTAAGGTTTGGTTTATAATTATACTTTCCACGGGGTGTAGCTCAGGTGGGAGAGCGTTGGCTTTGGGAGCCAAAGGTCGCAGGTTCAAGTCCTGCCACCCCGAGGGCCCGTAGCTCAGCTGGACAGAGCAAGGGATTTCTAATCCCTAGGTCGGGGGTTCGAGTCCCTCCGGGCCCGCTTTTTTTTCTTCATGGATGGGGTTTTAGCTCAAAGGTTTTAAAGGGAATCCCTTCCGTAGACCTTCCCTTTCATGGCGAAAGCCAACTTAGGTATGAAAGCCTTCAAAATCTTGCAAGAGAAATAGCATTAGGTATTCCAGAAGACTCTATACTCATAGGCTGGTCTCTTGGTGCAAGCCTTTCTTTGCTTATGGCTTATATGTTCCCACAGAGGTTCAGAGGACTTGTGCTTATAGGCGGTAGTGCGTGCTTTGGTTGTTTATGGGAAAGGAGAAACCTAAGAGGGTTTCTCATAAGGCTTGAAAGAGAAGGAGAGAAGTTCCTCAAGGAGTTTAGGGGTTTATCCTATCCAAAAGCCTTTGAAGACCACATTGACCTACAAGGAGCAAAAAGAATTCTCAAAGACTACATGGAGCTTGACATAAGGCACATACTACCACACATAAAACAAAGGGTCATTATCCTACATGGCACGCATGACCCTATAACCCCTTTTTCCTCCGCACTTACTCTTTACAACATGTTAAAAAGGGCTAAATTAATAACCTTCTTAGGAGGACACTTTCCGGAGAATGAAGGTCTTATCTTTGAGGTTCTCAAGAGCCTGTAATAGTTACGAGGAGTGGGCAATTCCTCAAAGATACTCCGCACAGAGGCTAAAAGCTCTTGAAAAAATAGAAGGTTCTGCTCTTGACATTGGCTGTGGGACTGGTATTCTCAGCGAAGGGCTTGATAATGTGGTTGGTGTAGACATAGCCTTTGGTATGGCTAAAACATACAAGGAGAAGTTTGGCAATGTAGTGCTCGGAGATGCCCATTACCTGCCCTTCAAAGACAGGAGCTTTGACTATGTAATAAGTAATTTTGCCCTTCATTGGACTGACCTAAAAAGGACCATACCCGAAGCCTTGAGGGTTTGTAGAAGACTTTTTCTGTGTGCCATTCCCGTAGATGGAAGCTTGCCTCAATTTGGCTTTCCCTTCCCAAAGGTAGAGGAGGTATTAAACCTTCTTGAAGGTAAGGCTAAGCTAAGACACCTTTTCCTTGAAGATGTCCCTATACCCTTCAGAGGGTGGGATTTGATAAAGTTTTTCCATTATACGGGTTCTTCCTTTAACCCAAACCTCAAAGGTGGTATAATCTCAAGAAAGAGGATTGAAAGTATGATTTATGAGATTGACAAAGCGGTCTTTAGGGTTCTATTCTTTTCTTGCGAGGTTGGTAAATGAGGAGGAGGAAAATGGTGCTTTTTACCGCTCTTTTTATGAGCCTCTTACTCATCTTAGGCTGTAAGGCACAGCAGGTTCAGAAGGTAGACACGCCACCCCAACAACAGAATAAACCCGTGTTTTCCTCCCGAGTGCTTTCTCAATTTGAAGAAGAGCTAACCGCCATAGTGGAAGCGGTATCACCTTCTGTGGTAACCATATTTACCACTCAAGAAGTTTCGGGTATTGAAAGTCCTTTTCGCTTCCCTTTCCCATTTCAAATACCACCTCAAGAAAGAAGGTCTTTGGGTTCTGGTGTGATAATAGACTACAAGAATGGCAAGTTTTACATACTCACAAACAGCCACGTGGTTCAAAACGCAAGGTCTATAAGGGTCAGGTTTGACAGGCATACAGAAAAGAGGGCAAGGATTGTAGGCACAGACCCCAAGACAGATGTGGCAGTGATAGAAGTGGATGGTAAGGATATTCCAAATCCAGAAAGCAGGATAGCAAAGCTCGGTGATTCAGACAAACTTAAAGTTGGTCAGTTGGTTATAGCCATTGGAAACCCCTATGGGCTTGAGAGGACGGTGACGGTGGGTGTTATATCCGCCTTAAGAAGGACAATTGGTATAACCCAATACGAAAGCTTTATTCAAACAGACGCTGCAATAAATCCTGGAAACTCTGGAGGTCCGTTGGTGAACATAAGGGGTGAAGTTATAGGCATAAATACCGCCATATTGGCGGAAGGTCAAGGGCTTGGCTTTGCCATACCAATAAACTTAGCCAAGTGGGTCGCAGACCAGCTAATAGCCAAGGGCAGGGTCACAAGAGGATGGCTCGGTATAGTTATACAGGATATAACTCCCGAAATGGCAGAAAGCCTTGGAGTAAAAGAAGGTGTGATAATAGCCCAGATAATGCCTGGAAGCCCTGCGGACAGGGGGGGTCTTAAGGTAGGTGATATAGTGGTTGAAGTTGACGGTCAGAAAATAAGCGAAGTGAGAGAGCTTCAGTTTAAGATAATGAGGACAGAGCCGGGCAAAGAGATAAACCTGAAAGTGATAAGAGATGGTAAGGAGACAAACCTTAAGATAAGGGTAGGGGAAATGCCAGAG harbors:
- the gap gene encoding type I glyceraldehyde-3-phosphate dehydrogenase, which codes for MIRVGINGFGRIGRSFFRACYGHEDIQIVAVNDLTDTKTLAHLLKYDSVHGRFKGHVEAKDSSLVVDGKEVRVFSVKDPGEIPWGDLGVDVVIESTGAFTSREKAELHLRDTVKRVIISAPAKNPDVTIVLGVNEHMYDPEKHRIISNASCTTNCLAPTLKVLHEKFGVKKGYMVTVHAYTNDQRVLDLPHKDLRRARSAGVNIIPTTTGAAKAIGEVIPELKGKLDGTARRVPVADGSLIDLTVIVERPPTSIEEVNTAFKEASESYLKGILQYTEDPIVSQDIIGNPHSAIFDAGLTQVIEDMVHVAAWYDNEWGYSCRLRDLTLLVAKR
- a CDS encoding alpha/beta hydrolase — encoded protein: MPRSGVRVPPGPLFFLHGWGFSSKVLKGIPSVDLPFHGESQLRYESLQNLAREIALGIPEDSILIGWSLGASLSLLMAYMFPQRFRGLVLIGGSACFGCLWERRNLRGFLIRLEREGEKFLKEFRGLSYPKAFEDHIDLQGAKRILKDYMELDIRHILPHIKQRVIILHGTHDPITPFSSALTLYNMLKRAKLITFLGGHFPENEGLIFEVLKSL
- a CDS encoding methyltransferase domain-containing protein, giving the protein MKVLSLRFSRACNSYEEWAIPQRYSAQRLKALEKIEGSALDIGCGTGILSEGLDNVVGVDIAFGMAKTYKEKFGNVVLGDAHYLPFKDRSFDYVISNFALHWTDLKRTIPEALRVCRRLFLCAIPVDGSLPQFGFPFPKVEEVLNLLEGKAKLRHLFLEDVPIPFRGWDLIKFFHYTGSSFNPNLKGGIISRKRIESMIYEIDKAVFRVLFFSCEVGK
- a CDS encoding Do family serine endopeptidase, yielding MRRRKMVLFTALFMSLLLILGCKAQQVQKVDTPPQQQNKPVFSSRVLSQFEEELTAIVEAVSPSVVTIFTTQEVSGIESPFRFPFPFQIPPQERRSLGSGVIIDYKNGKFYILTNSHVVQNARSIRVRFDRHTEKRARIVGTDPKTDVAVIEVDGKDIPNPESRIAKLGDSDKLKVGQLVIAIGNPYGLERTVTVGVISALRRTIGITQYESFIQTDAAINPGNSGGPLVNIRGEVIGINTAILAEGQGLGFAIPINLAKWVADQLIAKGRVTRGWLGIVIQDITPEMAESLGVKEGVIIAQIMPGSPADRGGLKVGDIVVEVDGQKISEVRELQFKIMRTEPGKEINLKVIRDGKETNLKIRVGEMPEDRQVGEAEQGQANLGLVLRDLTQEEEARFGVKGVLVVRVVPNSLAMQSGIAPGDIILRVDNRPVSNVREFQQSIEALRQAGRESALLLIRRRDNNLFVVLRLR